A section of the Humulus lupulus chromosome 2, drHumLupu1.1, whole genome shotgun sequence genome encodes:
- the LOC133814077 gene encoding uncharacterized protein LOC133814077: MNVKAKFKTDHYHNEMYAVAYAWKKTQFVKHFENIKRMDPAIVEYLEGIGFDKWSRLFFPGKRYNIMTSNYTESFKNKTRDARTFLVTTFLEFIRFTQQSLVFEQRYGDDEVNLMTKSCSCGIFQLIGIPCVHAVAATLEHRVNIYYLCSSFYTIESWRDLYKETIYPTGNEDDWIVPYDIKIMEVVVPVEKQPVGHPKKKI; the protein is encoded by the exons ATGAATGTAAAagctaagttcaagactgatcactaTCACAATGAGATGTATGCAGTAgcctatgcatggaagaagaccCAATTTGtaaagcattttgaaaatattaagcgaaTGGATCCTGCCATAGTTGAATATCtggagggaattggtttcgaTAAGTGGTCTCGTCTTTTCTTTCCTGGGaaacgatacaatataatgacaagcaactacacTGAAAGCTTCAAAAACAAGACCAGGGATGCAAGAACCTTTCTAGTCACAACTTTTTTAGAATTCATTCGGTTCACACAGCAGTCTTTGGTTTTTGAACAACGTT ACGGTGATgatgaggtgaatttgatgacaaAATCATGCTCATGTGGTATTTTTCAGCTCATAGGCATACCTTGTGTCCATGCAGTTGCAGCAACTCTAGAGCATAGGGTGAACATTTACTATTTGTGCTCCTCGTTTTATACCATTGAGTCATGGAGGGATCTAtacaaagaaaccatttacccaactgggaacgaggatgaTTGGATAGTTCCATATGACATTAAGATTATGGAAGTTGTTGTACCTGTAGAGAAACAACCAGTTGGTCAtccaaagaagaaaatttag